A region of Pedosphaera parvula Ellin514 DNA encodes the following proteins:
- a CDS encoding GH25 family lysozyme: MSIRKSLQFTAALVAAGVLSAGPVGAKPNGIDVSNNNHSINWNSVRSSGMVFSWAKATEGTYFTDGYLAGNMKNGKNAGIYMGAYDFARPDLDTPQAEANYFWNVASSYIKADGKTFVPMLDFETFNGHVGASSYGDWANQWCNAIVSKAAAKGLSVTPVIYTSSCSACNLSGISHSWGAWLANYNGENPQSGNPWNICTSCEVWGSGAWDIWQYTSGLSVSGISGSVDGDVYNGSTSQLIDQFLVGGSFQAAVELKPSPITYTNGHRVVFATQDNGAAPWDSHTTGVSGNGTWTGEWLGDNNAQMCASAVVPVLNTNGYMEIFCVGDDLGYLRHKWNTGEGTAWSTWQTVGLDGTNNYVGNPAVVLRQDGGVEVFVHNDNGGSVQHYYHGSFSATWNDGSLGGSIGSDCAAIINANGYLEVFATDVNGNLVHRWNTGPGTAWNSGGWVSLGGGNKGRPCVVARNDGGVEVFVRNTDNSVNHYYHGSFSDTWGSGSVGGTVASNISATQNASGHIEIFAITSDGNLWHNWNNGTGTPFNGWAHISLSVTLQSDPTAIVNSDGTTEVYGRDAATSNVGHTYNNAGTWTAWSSLGGPG, from the coding sequence ATGAGTATCAGAAAATCACTTCAATTCACCGCCGCTCTGGTGGCAGCGGGCGTGCTCTCGGCCGGGCCGGTGGGCGCGAAGCCGAACGGCATTGACGTTTCCAACAACAACCACTCCATCAATTGGAACTCCGTCCGCAGCTCGGGCATGGTCTTCTCGTGGGCAAAAGCAACCGAGGGCACCTACTTCACGGACGGCTATTTGGCCGGCAACATGAAGAACGGCAAGAACGCGGGCATTTACATGGGCGCATATGATTTCGCACGGCCCGATTTGGACACGCCGCAGGCCGAAGCGAATTATTTTTGGAACGTCGCCAGCTCCTACATTAAAGCCGATGGAAAAACTTTTGTGCCGATGCTGGACTTTGAAACATTCAACGGCCATGTGGGCGCAAGCAGCTATGGCGACTGGGCAAATCAATGGTGCAATGCCATTGTAAGCAAAGCTGCCGCCAAAGGCTTGAGCGTCACGCCGGTCATTTACACCAGCTCGTGCAGCGCGTGCAATTTGAGCGGCATTTCACATTCATGGGGCGCGTGGCTCGCCAATTATAACGGCGAAAACCCGCAATCCGGAAATCCCTGGAACATTTGTACCAGTTGCGAAGTTTGGGGCTCGGGCGCGTGGGACATCTGGCAATACACGAGTGGCCTCAGCGTCTCCGGCATTTCCGGCTCCGTGGACGGGGATGTCTACAACGGCAGCACGTCGCAATTGATCGACCAATTCCTCGTTGGCGGCAGCTTCCAGGCGGCGGTAGAATTGAAACCAAGTCCCATCACTTACACCAACGGCCATCGCGTCGTCTTCGCGACCCAGGACAACGGCGCGGCGCCGTGGGACTCGCACACGACCGGCGTGAGCGGCAACGGCACATGGACAGGTGAATGGCTCGGCGACAACAACGCGCAAATGTGCGCCAGTGCCGTCGTGCCGGTTTTGAACACGAACGGCTACATGGAGATTTTCTGCGTTGGCGATGATCTCGGATATCTACGCCACAAATGGAATACCGGCGAAGGCACGGCCTGGAGCACGTGGCAAACCGTCGGTTTGGATGGCACGAACAATTACGTTGGCAATCCCGCCGTGGTTCTTCGCCAGGACGGCGGCGTGGAAGTGTTCGTTCACAACGACAACGGCGGCTCGGTTCAGCATTATTATCACGGGAGCTTTTCCGCGACATGGAATGACGGTTCGCTCGGCGGCTCGATCGGCAGCGATTGCGCAGCCATCATCAACGCGAACGGTTACCTGGAAGTGTTTGCCACCGATGTGAACGGCAATCTCGTTCATCGCTGGAACACTGGTCCTGGCACGGCTTGGAATAGCGGCGGCTGGGTGTCGCTTGGTGGCGGCAACAAAGGTCGTCCATGCGTCGTTGCCCGCAATGATGGTGGCGTGGAAGTGTTCGTGCGCAACACGGACAATTCCGTGAATCACTATTATCATGGCAGTTTCTCGGACACCTGGGGCTCCGGCTCAGTTGGCGGCACAGTCGCCTCGAACATCAGTGCCACGCAAAACGCAAGCGGGCACATCGAAATTTTTGCCATCACCTCCGACGGCAATTTGTGGCACAACTGGAATAACGGAACGGGCACGCCTTTTAACGGTTGGGCGCACATCAGCCTCTCCGTCACCCTGCAAAGCGATCCGACAGCCATTGTGAACAGCGATGGCACGACGGAAGTTTATGGCCGCGACGCGGCAACCAGCAATGTCGGCCATACCTACAACAACGCCGGTACCTGGACGGCATGGTCGTCGCTCGGCGGCCCGGGTTGA